One Natator depressus isolate rNatDep1 chromosome 13, rNatDep2.hap1, whole genome shotgun sequence genomic region harbors:
- the OCSTAMP gene encoding osteoclast stimulatory transmembrane protein, with translation MEHLPESTRSLRRAGLRVQIYCQDNLFPKIQEVVLDAWSAYSKPVPSSCSELLTLFLQCCCIALLTGGLLYNWMFSSLEYPFHLSFATAVSFSLLLLLILFLVHPIRCMFTIIIPTLGTKQGRRLLLSTCFMIVAVNILPNILDNIKTILQVIKCICKDSSDSLLNSTTLLGKASMQFGHQIKEVTDKMADNSLKPRNGHFQYAVNHSSSLVRDQVLIASQKIKDDFSAVELLVKQALLVANRVAAGFFLFYLLFESAWYLKSYLTNLRFDNIYITKKLEDLAVDKKAAHLLTCSPKKLIRSTGLKLSREEKMVCLVRMMLLTLVLMLTAVIIATDYIAFHLADTAMNEVAQFPRVPITLNIKYDAKINILPFIWKIFNGVTSGEQSIVNFERTYQQNLTFISADCTIKWPSPPNNFVALAVGMLYCIIYAMIFLETYAQRLCRKISASFFERQEERRVQHLYRELLRKHNKKEQQLKQGICKSPAC, from the exons ATGGAGCATTTACCAGAGAGCACAAGGTCTCTTCGCAGAGCTGG GTTAAGAGTCCAGATCTACTGCCAGGACAATCTGTTTCCAAAGATACAAGAAGTCGTGTTAGATGCATGGTCTGCTTACTCGAAGCCGGTGCCTTCAAGCTGCAGTGAGCTCCTGACTTTGTTTCTTCAGTGCTGCTGCATTGCTTTGCTGACAGGTGGCCTCCTCTACAACTGGATGTTCTCCTCACTTGAGTATCCATTTCACCTCTCCTTTGCAACTGCGGTTTCCTTCAGTCTGCTACTTCTACTGATCCTCTTCTTGGTGCATCCTATCCGCTGCATGTTCACCATAATCATACCTACGTTGGGCACTAAACAAGGCCGGAGGCTGCTCTTGTCCACCTGCTTCATGATCGTGGCAGTTAATATCTTACCAAACATCCTGGACAACATTAAAACCATACTGCAGGTTATTAAATGCATTTGCAAGGATTCCTCAGACAGCCTTTTGAACTCAACAACGCTGCTGGGAAAAGCTTCCATGCAGTTTGGTCACCAGATCAAAGAAGTCactgacaaaatggcagataactCTCTGAAGCCCAGGAATGGACATTTTCAGTATGCTGTGAATCACAGTAGTTCCTTGGTAAGGGACCAAGTGCTAATTGCTAGTCAGAAGATCAAGGATGATTTCTCTGCTGTCGAATTGCTGGTCAAACAGGCATTGCTGGTAGCCAACAGGGTGGCTGCTGGCTTCTTCCTGTTCTATCTCCTTTTTGAGTCCGCTTGGTATTTGAAAAGCTATCTCACCAACCTCCGATTTGACAATATTTACATCACCAAAAAGCTGGAGGACTTGGCTGTGGACAAGAAAGCAGCCCATCTGCTGACATGCTCACCCAAAAAACTGATCAGGTCCACAGGCTTGAAGCTGTCACGGGAGGAAAAGATGGTGTGCCTGGTGCGCATGATGCTCCTCACTTTGGTCCTGATGCTGACAGCAGTGATCATAGCAACGGACTACATCGCCTTCCACTTGGCAGATACAGCAATGAATGAGGTGGCTCAGTTTCCCAGGGTGCCCATAACGCTCAACATTAAATATGAT gctAAAATAAACATTCTGCCCTTTATCTGGAAAATTTTCAATGGAGTCACATCTGGAGAACAATCCATTGTGAACTTCGAAAGAACTTACCAGCAGAATCTGACCTTCATCTCTGCCGATTGCACAATAAAATGGCCAAGCCCCCCCAACAACTTTGTGGCCCTTGCTGTCGGAATGCTCTATTGCATCATCTATGCCATGATCTTTCTGGAAACTTACGCACAACGTTTGTGCCGAAAAATCTCTGCCTCCTTCTTTGAGAGACAAGAAGAGCGGAGAGTCCAGCACCTCTACAGGGAGCTATTAAGGAAACACAACAAGAAAGAGCAGCAACTGAAGCAGGGGATTTGTAAATCTCCGGCATGCTAG